TAATGTGAATTAAGTGCGTAAATATGATACAATGATGATCGCTTATAAGTCACTATGGAACATATTTAATTTATTTTTAATGGACATACAGACATGGGTAAGACGATTGATAAAATACTGTTTCCTAAGAGAGAAGGGTTATCGGGGACTGATAAACCATGTGCTGTAGTTTTAAGCTCTCCTTACGATAGAGTGGGTGATCCTGCGGTACGATTCGGAGGTGTAGTTGATGCGCTTAGTGAGATTGGTTATCGGATTTTAAATAAAAATCAATTGTTTTTTGACATGATTTCGGATGGGGATGATTTCATAAAAAATTTTAGACCCATTTTTCCGAAAGATCGAAAAAAAGGCATCACCCTTTGGTTAGAAGCTCATGGTACACCGGGTTGGCTTTTTGCTGGAGAGCCTTCTTTGGACGCTGAAAGCAAAGCCGTTAATGAATTTGCTAATTTTGTTAAACGGTTGGAAAAAACACTCAATACTTCTGTCATCAATGTGGTATTAAGTTGTTGTTATTCCGGTCTTGAATACGTTAATGATGAAACCGGCCAAATATTTGTTTCACCGGCTCGACAATTAAGTAAATTATTGCCTGACACAGACGTGATAGGATTTATTGGTGTAAATACGAGTGCAAAAATTACTCATGTTTATGAACAACGACCCGATGGGAGTATGCATCCCACGATATTATCCTTACAAGAAGGAGCTGTCTTATTTGCTAACGGCCTGATCCTCGATGCGCCCAAGAAAGCATTATTTTTTGATGATGTAGCCATTCCTCTTGCCATTGCTGAAGCCTCTGGTATCATCCGCGGTGGTGTATTACCGTTTTCTTTTACTAATGACGTAACTCATCATGAATCGGATGCTTTTGAAGACTTTAAAAGTGCAGATGATGAAGAATCAGGCTGTGCAAGCCGGCCATTGGGTACGCAAGGGACGTCGAGCCAGAGGCATCGATTTTTCCCAGCAAAAACTCAGGAAAGAGCCGTTTCAGCACCAATAGCGTGTATGGAAATAGCTTCTGTACCAGATATAGATGAGGCTTCTGTTCCGGCTCTTCCTACAGCATAAAGTTAGAACCCGTCTTATGCGGGACTAAAAGCCTCAGCTCGGCGACTCTGAAGACAGGTCTTAATAGGGGATGGGCCGACTTTGTAATAAATAACTGGCAGCAAATCCAGTTAATAAACCAAATAAATGCCCTTCCCATGAAACGCCTTTTTTACCTGGAAATACGCCTAAAAAAATTCCTGCAAAATAATAAGCACTGATGACGCCTAAGAGGATAGCGGTGAGAGTTCCTTGTTGATAAATATCACTCACCAGCAGAGCCCAATAACCGGTAATGAGGGCACTTGCTCCTATGTGTAATCCAGAATGTCCAAAACACCAAAGTAACAAGCCGCTGCCGATGGTAATAAAGAGGGTAGCTTCAATATAAAAGTTTAAGCCGTTAACCAGCAAGAAGTTACTTAAGACCACCAGAGGAATGGAGTTAAAAAAAAGATGGTTAAAATTGGCATGCAATAGAGGAGCAAAAAAGATTCCGGGAATGCCACGCAAGTGCCGCGGAAAAATACCTAAATACAACAGCCGCCTATCAAGACAGCTGATGAAAAATACCAACCAGAGTATCAGCAGGATCATGGCTAATAGTTTAAAATTCATCTGGGTTTGGGCAATAATCAAATCAAGACTGGCGTTAAGTTGGTCAAGCATTTGCATCATTCACATTATTTTATTCGGGAGAATCACGCTCTTTTTTATAAATAATACCCTCATCCTTCTTTTGCTTTTGATTGCTTTGGTACTGTGGCTATGGTTCGTTCCGGCACAAACAGCAGGGGGTTCACATACGTTTGATTCATGATCATGGACCAATGAAGATGTGGGCCTGTGACCCGGCCGGTCATGCCAACGGTTCCAATGAGTTGCCCCTGTTTGATTTGCTCTCCTTGTTTGACGTCTATTTTTTTTAAATGAGCGTATAAGGAAAATATCCCCATGCCATGATCGATAATGACGGTATTGCCTGTGAAAAAATAATCGCCTGCCTCAACGACTTTGCCTGGACTAATGGCCGTGACCGGGGCGTTTTCAGGTGCTGCAATGTCCAAGCCGGAATGTGGGGCACGTGGTTGTTTATTATAAACCCGTTTGAGTCCAAACTGACTGCTGATTGGGCCATACGCCGGTGGGATGAATCCATGGGCAAAAGGATTACTCTGACTGTATTGGGAAAAAATAGCAGTCAGTTTTTTATTTTCATCTTCAATGCGTTGTTTATCTTCAGCATAAGGATCCACTTTGCGTTGATTATCAATGGTCAGATATTGAGTTTTATAATATTTATCGCTGACGTGAAAAGGAATGTTTGCTTGCATGGGCTTGGTCATATGCAATTGCTGAATGGATTGAATGTTGCTTAATGGCACACCTACGATCATGAGCCATTGATCTGGATTTGGGCTTTTGATGACGGCAACACGATGGTTATCGTAATAGACTTCCGGCTTTTGTTTGATGTCAATAGGGATGATGGTGAGGCCGCCGTTAATGGCATGATTTTCTGGCAATGTGTTAGCTTGACTCAGCGGAAGCCAAATAAAAATAATGGATATCCTGATCAGTATTTTGTAAAAAGAATGCATCAAGTTATTCTCCTTTGCCAATGATTTTGCCTTGTAATGTTCCCTTGGCTAATTGAATGTTTATGACATCACCTTCATGGATGTTTCGACTATCAAATACTATCTTATGATGATGAGTTACAATGGCATAACCTCTGTCGAGTGTAGCCAAAGGGCTGACTGCGTGCAACGTAGCGAGGAGTGTCGTTAGCCGTTGTTTATATTGATGAAGCAGGGTTGCTATTTGATAATTCAGGTTATTTTCCAGGTGATGCAGCTGCTTTCTTGCTTGCTGGAGCAATAAAGCTGGATTGGTTGCGTTTAAGTGGGCCATTGCCAAATGCAGTTGATGGTGTTTTTGGGCCAGGATATGGCGTGCCGCTCGGCCTAATTGACTTTGTAAATAATCGAGTGTTTGCCAGTAGGAGCATACCATGTGTTCTGGCGAGTTTATTTTTTGCAATGCATGTCCAAGGAGCAGATGCTGATGCCGTATATAGCGCTTGATCGCGGCACTCAGTCGTGTTTCTAGGGTAGATAATATAACAAGCAAGTCTTTTTTGTCGGGAGTAACTGCTTCTGCGGCGGCGGTGGGT
This genomic interval from Legionella oakridgensis ATCC 33761 = DSM 21215 contains the following:
- a CDS encoding rhomboid family intramembrane serine protease; amino-acid sequence: MLDQLNASLDLIIAQTQMNFKLLAMILLILWLVFFISCLDRRLLYLGIFPRHLRGIPGIFFAPLLHANFNHLFFNSIPLVVLSNFLLVNGLNFYIEATLFITIGSGLLLWCFGHSGLHIGASALITGYWALLVSDIYQQGTLTAILLGVISAYYFAGIFLGVFPGKKGVSWEGHLFGLLTGFAASYLLQSRPIPY
- a CDS encoding peptidoglycan DD-metalloendopeptidase family protein, which translates into the protein MHSFYKILIRISIIFIWLPLSQANTLPENHAINGGLTIIPIDIKQKPEVYYDNHRVAVIKSPNPDQWLMIVGVPLSNIQSIQQLHMTKPMQANIPFHVSDKYYKTQYLTIDNQRKVDPYAEDKQRIEDENKKLTAIFSQYSQSNPFAHGFIPPAYGPISSQFGLKRVYNKQPRAPHSGLDIAAPENAPVTAISPGKVVEAGDYFFTGNTVIIDHGMGIFSLYAHLKKIDVKQGEQIKQGQLIGTVGMTGRVTGPHLHWSMIMNQTYVNPLLFVPERTIATVPKQSKAKEG